A single genomic interval of Camelina sativa cultivar DH55 chromosome 11, Cs, whole genome shotgun sequence harbors:
- the LOC104726889 gene encoding uncharacterized protein LOC104726889 isoform X2, whose product MHGWLCDVVERKNHRLRLMFRAPSRLISSLDASSSLSLSSSSTSFSKDGRRISVGDCALFKPPQDCPPFIGLIRLVIPEKEEEGKFKLRVNWLYRPAELKLGKGILLEAQPNEIFYSFHEDEIPAASLLHPCKVTFLPRGVGLPSRISSFVCWRVYDVMNDCIWWLTDQNYIDERQQEVDKLLCKTRSEVHTTLQGGRSPRMNSPTTTQVKAGSDGMQNNNSFSSQGKGRKRERPDQGSESVKRERPSRVDDSGSGFLRTESSLKSEIAKITEKGGLVDSEGVESLVQLMLPERNEKKIDLVGRSILASVVAATDKFDCLSRFVQLRGLPVFDEWLQEIHKGKIGDASSPKDNDRSVDDFLLILLRALDKLPVNLNALQTCNIGKSVNHLRSHKNSEIGKKARSLVDTWKKRVEAEMDAKSGSNQGASWPGRPRHSEASHGGRHSGVSADATKTSSSHLHPSKSVSVKIPSENSMKSATTSPSSTRSAPSPGTGVAVVNDGQQRNTGLSRSFSSQRTAPEKTCEVPMAEGCSNKLIVKLPKRGRSPAQSVSGGSFEDPAVGNSRAPSPVPSEKYDQFDRNMKEMNDTYRANFSPDTNTESSQNNDLKNLSTVSDEIAGSPSVNAGDEHGKAVNDSGKVAGTAKPTSPTLGDDAKTGKRHCGSHSSMNALIESCVRDSETNAFMAGADDVGMNLLATVATDEMSKSPVASPSVSRVSDSKMNDSSIAENHTPRITNSLDGLPREQAEPFAKNPMIDNEQHVSSSGPSGEQFAALENVNDSKPGDLDENSDSEIEELQRLVDQCLESNENSDDVVAPSALPTTAVGENMSDDSDSGVVSNLKTDFTSETERVADTTKRTGNSIVSECKAIGGSQNAYSLAAEQPHTNVVSDSRTEEKPKVILSSELSYKMGEGVSDISEVVKDMGTANVDRKVSDNDCGVVDDQKADITSVANRISDTAEMVETSESAECKAVDLCPKVDSLAVATTPSDVLGENKKEQKPQVVLSSDIPVSSGFSRGMAAYVDRLVTEKINEMGVNHINQSDIKKNNRVTARLDSSETNSEVEHVVASQKSIEVDKRCSAALDQQVVSPKIAEDSRRPNGSRMSGADGDEAEECTSVATDVPSVSARSEMEVRVEFDLNEGFDWDDTRNGNINSFSGSVSMTPVPLQPSRLPASITVAAAAKGAFVPRDDLLRNKATVGWRGSAATSAFRPAEPRKVQEVVPLGLNNVSSTDASTTAGKQTKMFLDFDLNVPDERVLEDLASQRSTNPTNSSGGLDLDLNKLDDPTDMNNYTISSDRQVDSSFKQANLSSGGRRDFDLNDGPAVDELNVESSIAFSQQSRSSLTSQPMISGIRMNSDNMAAGFSSWFPAANNYSAMGIPQVLPDRGDQPFPVITSNGPQRMVGPTSGVSSFTPEMFRGPVLLSSPAVSFPPTAYQYPGFPFGTSFPLASTNFSGASTPYMDSSSSGRLCFPPVNSQILGPGVAIPSNYPRPYVVNLPNGSSNGGVSDNNSAQWFRSGLDLNSGPGGHETDGRDEATLVQRQLPLKDDQARMYQMSGGSLKRKETDGGWDGYKQSSWQ is encoded by the exons ATGCATGGGTGGCTTTGTGATGTTGTTGAGAGGAAGAATCATCGTCTTCGGCTTATGTTTAGAGCTCCTTCCCGTTTAATTTCGAGCCTCGAcgcttcttcgtctctctctctttcttcttcctctacttcCTTCTCTAAG GACGGACGGAGAATTAGTGTTGGTGACTGTGCACTCTTTAAACCACCACAGGATTGCCCACCTTTCATTGGTTTGATTCGTTTGGTTATTcctgagaaagaagaagaaggcaagtTTAAGCTGCGTGTGAATTGGCTTTATAGACCCGCTGAATTGAAGCTTGGCAAAGGCATCCTTTTGGAGGCTCAGCCTAACGAAATCTTTTATTCCTTTCACGAGGATGAGATACCGGCTGCTTCCTTACTCCATCCTTGTAAAGTTACCTTTCTTCCTAGAGGCGTTGGATTGCCATCTCGAATCTCTTCCTTTGTGTGTTGGCGAGTTTATGATGTTATGAACGATTGCATTTGGTGGCTCACTGATCAAAACTATATAGAT GAACGGCAACAAGAAGTAGATAAGTTATTGTGTAAGACTCGTTCCGAGGTGCATACCACACTACAGGGTGGTCGTTCTCCTAGGATGAATAGTCCGACAACAACGCAAGTGAAAGCTGGTTCTGATGGCATGCAGAACAATAACTCTTTTTCTTCGCAAGGTAAGGGAAGGAAGAGAGAGCGTCCTGATCAGGGCTCCGAGTCTGTGAAAAGGGAACGTCCCAGTCGGGTTGATGATAGTGGTTCTGGTTTCTTGAGAACAGAAAGCAGTTTGAAATCTGAAATTGCTAAAATTACGGAAAAAGGTGGGCTAGTGGACTCTGAAGGGGTTGAGAGTTTGGTGCAGCTCATGCTGCCTGAGAGgaatgagaagaagatagatttgGTTGGCCGATCAATTCTTGCAAGCGTTGTAGCGGCAACAGACAAGTTTGATTGCCTCAGTCGTTTTGTCCAGCTGAGGGGATTGCCTGTTTTTGATGAGTGGCTACAGGAAATTCATAAAGGGAAAATTGGGGATGCGAGCAGTCCCAAAGACAATGATAGATCAGTGGACGATTTTCTCTTGATCTTACTTCGTGCTCTTGATAAGCTACCTGTGAATCTCAATGCTCTCCAGACTTGTAACATTGGAAAGTCGGTTAATCATTTGCGGTCACATAAGAATTCAGAAATTGGGAAAAAGGCAAGGAGCTTGGTTGATACATGGAAGAAACGTGTTGAGGCAGAAATGGATGCAAAGTCTGGATCCAATCAGGGTGCATCTTGGCCTGGAAGACCTCGTCATTCTGAAGCCTCTCATGGAGGTAGACATTCAGGTGTATCCGCTGATGCAACCAAGACTTCATCATCACATCTTCATCCGTCTAAGTCTGTGTCCGTCAAAATACCGTCAGAGAACAGCATGAAGTCTGCAACTACATCTCCAAGTTCTACTAGATCAGCCCCATCACCTGGAACAGGTGTAGCTGTTGTTAATGACGGGCAGCAAAGAAATACTGGGCTGAGCAGGAGTTTCTCATCACAAAGAACTGCACCTGAAAAAACTTGTGAAGTACCGATGGCCGAAGGTTGCAGTAACAAGTTGATCGTGAAGCTGCCTAAACGTGGCCGTAGTCCAGCACAGAGTGTTAGTGGAGGTTCCTTTGAGGATCCTGCAGTGGGTAATAGCAGAGCTCCGTCACCTGTTCCTTCAGAGAAGTATGATCAGTTTGACCGAAACATGAAAGAAATGAATGATACATATCGAGCTAATTTTAGCCCTGATACTAATACCGAGTCTTCGCAGAACAATGATCTTAAAAATCTATCAACAGTTTCAGATGAGATTGCTGGTTCCCCTTCTGTTAATGCTGGTGATGAGCATGGAAAGGCTGTTAATGATTCTGGTAAAGTAGCAGGAACTGCCAAACCCACTTCTCCCACGTTGGGAGATGACGCTAAAACTGGGAAAAGGCATTGTGGATCACATAGCTCAATGAATGCGTTGATTGAAAGTTGTGTCAGGGACTCTGAGACAAATGCATTTATGGCTGGTGCGGATGATGTTGGAATGAATCTTCTAGCTACTGTAGCTACTGATGAAATGTCCAAATCCCCTGTCGCATCACCCTCGGTATCCAGGGTTTCAGATTCCAAGATGAATGATAGCTCCATTGCAGAGAACCATACACCACGAATCACAAATTCTTTGGATGGCTTACCTCGCGAACAAGCTGAACCGTTTGCCAAGAATCCCATGATTGATAATGAGCAACATGTCAGTAGTAGTGGACCTAGTGGTGAGCAGTTTGCGGCTTTAGAGAATGTGAATGATTCTAAGCCTGGAGATCTTGATGAGAACTCCGACTCAGAAATCGAAGAATTGCAAAGGTTGGTGGATCAGTGCCTAGAGAGCAATGAAAATTCAGATGATGTTGTTGCTCCAAGTGCTTTGCCCACAACAGCCGTTGGAGAAAACATGTCTGATGATAGTGATAGTGGTGTAGTTAGTAACCTAAAGACTGATTTTACATCAGAGACAGAAAGAGTGGCAGATACAACGAAGAGGACAGGAAACTCTATTGTAAGTGAATGTAAAGCCATTGGCGGAAGTCAAAATGCATATTCTTTGGCTGCTGAGCAACCACACACGAACGTTGTTAGTGATAGTAGGACAGAAGAGAAACCAAAGGTGATATTGAGTTCTGAGCTATCTTACAAAATGGGAGAAGGTGTATCAGATATTTCAGAGGTTGTCAAGGATATGGGTACTGCAAATGTTGATAGAAAAGTGTCTGATAATGATTGTGGGGTTGTTGACGACCAAAAGGCTGATATTACATCAGTGGCAAATCGCATTTCAGATACAGCTGAAATGGTGGAAACCTCTGAGTCAGCTGAATGTAAAGCTGTCGACTTATGTCCTAAAGTAGATTCTCTGGCTGTTGCCACTACTCCTTCGGATGTCTTAGGTGAGAACAAGAAAGAACAGAAACCCCAGGTAGTGTTGAGTTCTGATATACCAGTCTCTTCTGGGTTCTCCAGGGGGATGGCTGCATACGTTGATAGATTGGTAACTGAAAAGATCAATGAGATGGGGGTTAATCATATTAACCAATCAGATATAAAGAAGAACAATCGTGTGACAGCTCGTCTGGACTCATCTGAAACTAACAGTGAAGTTGAGCATGTAGTGGCGTCTCAAAAGAGTATTGAAGTAGATAAACGGTGCAGTGCGGCGTTGGATCAGCAAGTAGTCTCACCTAAAATTGCAGAAGATAGTCGGAGACCAAATGGGTCTAGAATGAGTGGAGCTGACGGAGATGAAGCGGAGGAATGTACATCTGTTGCCACAGATGTTCCTTCAGTTTCAGCAAGGTCAGAGATGGAAGTCAGAGTTGAATTTGACCTAAATGAAGGTTTCGATTGGGATGATACACGAAATGGGAATATAAATAGTTTCTCTGGATCTGTGTCTATGACGCCTGTTCCTTTACAACCCAGTCGACTTCCTGCGTCCATtactgttgctgctgctgcaaaGGGTGCGTTTGTTCCTCGTGACGATTTATTGAGAAACAAAGCAACTGTTGGCTGGAGAGGATCTGCTGCCACTAGTGCCTTCAGGCCAGCGGAGCCAAGAAAAGTGCAGGAGGTGGTGCCATTAG GCTTGAATAATGTGTCTTCGACTGATGCCTCTACAACTGCTGGCAAGCAAACGAAGATGTTCTTAGACTTTGACCTAAATGTACCTGATGAGAGAGTTCTTGAAGATCTGGCTTCCCAAAGATCTACCAACCCCACAAATTCCTCTGGTGGGCTGGATCTTGATCTAAATAAACTTGATGATCCAACTGATATGAATAATTACACAATAAGCAGTGATCGTCAGGTAGACTCATCTTTTAAGCAGGCAAACTTATCTTCTG GTGGTCGtagagattttgatttaaaCGATGGACCCGCTGTTGATGAGTTGAACGTGGAGTCATCTATTGCTTTTTCTCAACAGTCCCGAAGTAGCTTGACATCACAGCCAATGATCTCTGGAATAAGAATGAATAGTGATAATATGGCAGCTGGCTTCTCATCTTGGTTTCCTGCTGCTAACAATTATTCAGCAATGGGCATTCCTCAAGTCTTGCCTGATCGAGGTGATCAGCCTTTTCCAGTTATTACCAGCAATGGACCGCAGAGGATGGTGGGTCCAACATCCGGAGTTTCCTCATTTACACCGGAAATGTTTAGAGGCCCAGTTTTGCTATCTTCTCCGGCAGTTTCATTTCCGCCCACAGCGTATCAGTATCCCGGGTTTCCTTTTGGAACTAGTTTTCCTCTAGCCTCAACAAATTTTTCAGGTGCTTCAACACCATACATGGACTCTTCATCAAGTGGCAGGCTTTGTTTCCCTCCTGTCAACTCTCAAATATTGGGTCCAGGAGTTGCCATCCCGTCTAATTATCCAAGGCCTTATGTCGTAAACCTCCCAAATGGTAGTAGCAATGGTGGAGTGTCAGATAACAACAGTGCCCAGTGGTTTAGATCAGGTCTTGACTTAAATTCCGGGCCAGGAGGGCATGAAACTGATGGGAGAGATGAAGCAACACTAGTGCAAAGGCAATTACCTTTGAAAGATGATCAAGCAAGAATGTATCAAATGTCAGGTGGTTCTCTCAAGAGGAAGGAAACAGACGGTGGATGGGATGGATATAAGCAATCCTCATGGCAATAA
- the LOC104726889 gene encoding uncharacterized protein LOC104726889 isoform X1 translates to MHGWLCDVVERKNHRLRLMFRAPSRLISSLDASSSLSLSSSSTSFSKDGRRISVGDCALFKPPQDCPPFIGLIRLVIPEKEEEGKFKLRVNWLYRPAELKLGKGILLEAQPNEIFYSFHEDEIPAASLLHPCKVTFLPRGVGLPSRISSFVCWRVYDVMNDCIWWLTDQNYIDERQQEVDKLLCKTRSEVHTTLQGGRSPRMNSPTTTQVKAGSDGMQNNNSFSSQGKGRKRERPDQGSESVKRERPSRVDDSGSGFLRTESSLKSEIAKITEKGGLVDSEGVESLVQLMLPERNEKKIDLVGRSILASVVAATDKFDCLSRFVQLRGLPVFDEWLQEIHKGKIGDASSPKDNDRSVDDFLLILLRALDKLPVNLNALQTCNIGKSVNHLRSHKNSEIGKKARSLVDTWKKRVEAEMDAKSGSNQGASWPGRPRHSEASHGGRHSGVSADATKTSSSHLHPSKSVSVKIPSENSMKSATTSPSSTRSAPSPGTGVAVVNDGQQRNTGLSRSFSSQRTAPEKTCEVPMAEGCSNKLIVKLPKRGRSPAQSVSGGSFEDPAVGNSRAPSPVPSEKYDQFDRNMKEMNDTYRANFSPDTNTESSQNNDLKNLSTVSDEIAGSPSVNAGDEHGKAVNDSGKVAGTAKPTSPTLGDDAKTGKRHCGSHSSMNALIESCVRDSETNAFMAGADDVGMNLLATVATDEMSKSPVASPSVSRVSDSKMNDSSIAENHTPRITNSLDGLPREQAEPFAKNPMIDNEQHVSSSGPSGEQFAALENVNDSKPGDLDENSDSEIEELQRLVDQCLESNENSDDVVAPSALPTTAVGENMSDDSDSGVVSNLKTDFTSETERVADTTKRTGNSIVSECKAIGGSQNAYSLAAEQPHTNVVSDSRTEEKPKVILSSELSYKMGEGVSDISEVVKDMGTANVDRKVSDNDCGVVDDQKADITSVANRISDTAEMVETSESAECKAVDLCPKVDSLAVATTPSDVLGENKKEQKPQVVLSSDIPVSSGFSRGMAAYVDRLVTEKINEMGVNHINQSDIKKNNRVTARLDSSETNSEVEHVVASQKSIEVDKRCSAALDQQVVSPKIAEDSRRPNGSRMSGADGDEAEECTSVATDVPSVSARSEMEVRVEFDLNEGFDWDDTRNGNINSFSGSVSMTPVPLQPSRLPASITVAAAAKGAFVPRDDLLRNKATVGWRGSAATSAFRPAEPRKVQEVVPLGLNNVSSTDASTTAGKQTKMFLDFDLNVPDERVLEDLASQRSTNPTNSSGGLDLDLNKLDDPTDMNNYTISSDRQVDSSFKQANLSSGGRRDFDLNDGPAVDELNVESSIAFSQQSRSSLTSQPMISGIRMNSDNMAAGFSSWFPAANNYSAMGIPQVLPDRGDQPFPVITSNGPQRMVGPTSGVSSFTPEMFRGPVLLSSPAVSFPPTAYQYPGFPFGTSFPLASTNFSGASTPYMDSSSSGRLCFPPVNSQILGPGVAIPSNYPRPYVVNLPNGSSNGGVSDNNSAQWFRSGLDLNSGPGGHETDGRDEATLVQRQLPLKDDQARMYQMSGGSLKRKETDGGWDGYKQSSWQ, encoded by the exons ATGCATGGGTGGCTTTGTGATGTTGTTGAGAGGAAGAATCATCGTCTTCGGCTTATGTTTAGAGCTCCTTCCCGTTTAATTTCGAGCCTCGAcgcttcttcgtctctctctctttcttcttcctctacttcCTTCTCTAAG GACGGACGGAGAATTAGTGTTGGTGACTGTGCACTCTTTAAACCACCACAGGATTGCCCACCTTTCATTGGTTTGATTCGTTTGGTTATTcctgagaaagaagaagaaggcaagtTTAAGCTGCGTGTGAATTGGCTTTATAGACCCGCTGAATTGAAGCTTGGCAAAGGCATCCTTTTGGAGGCTCAGCCTAACGAAATCTTTTATTCCTTTCACGAGGATGAGATACCGGCTGCTTCCTTACTCCATCCTTGTAAAGTTACCTTTCTTCCTAGAGGCGTTGGATTGCCATCTCGAATCTCTTCCTTTGTGTGTTGGCGAGTTTATGATGTTATGAACGATTGCATTTGGTGGCTCACTGATCAAAACTATATAGAT GAACGGCAACAAGAAGTAGATAAGTTATTGTGTAAGACTCGTTCCGAGGTGCATACCACACTACAGGGTGGTCGTTCTCCTAGGATGAATAGTCCGACAACAACGCAAGTGAAAGCTGGTTCTGATGGCATGCAGAACAATAACTCTTTTTCTTCGCAAGGTAAGGGAAGGAAGAGAGAGCGTCCTGATCAGGGCTCCGAGTCTGTGAAAAGGGAACGTCCCAGTCGGGTTGATGATAGTGGTTCTGGTTTCTTGAGAACAGAAAGCAGTTTGAAATCTGAAATTGCTAAAATTACGGAAAAAGGTGGGCTAGTGGACTCTGAAGGGGTTGAGAGTTTGGTGCAGCTCATGCTGCCTGAGAGgaatgagaagaagatagatttgGTTGGCCGATCAATTCTTGCAAGCGTTGTAGCGGCAACAGACAAGTTTGATTGCCTCAGTCGTTTTGTCCAGCTGAGGGGATTGCCTGTTTTTGATGAGTGGCTACAGGAAATTCATAAAGGGAAAATTGGGGATGCGAGCAGTCCCAAAGACAATGATAGATCAGTGGACGATTTTCTCTTGATCTTACTTCGTGCTCTTGATAAGCTACCTGTGAATCTCAATGCTCTCCAGACTTGTAACATTGGAAAGTCGGTTAATCATTTGCGGTCACATAAGAATTCAGAAATTGGGAAAAAGGCAAGGAGCTTGGTTGATACATGGAAGAAACGTGTTGAGGCAGAAATGGATGCAAAGTCTGGATCCAATCAGGGTGCATCTTGGCCTGGAAGACCTCGTCATTCTGAAGCCTCTCATGGAGGTAGACATTCAGGTGTATCCGCTGATGCAACCAAGACTTCATCATCACATCTTCATCCGTCTAAGTCTGTGTCCGTCAAAATACCGTCAGAGAACAGCATGAAGTCTGCAACTACATCTCCAAGTTCTACTAGATCAGCCCCATCACCTGGAACAGGTGTAGCTGTTGTTAATGACGGGCAGCAAAGAAATACTGGGCTGAGCAGGAGTTTCTCATCACAAAGAACTGCACCTGAAAAAACTTGTGAAGTACCGATGGCCGAAGGTTGCAGTAACAAGTTGATCGTGAAGCTGCCTAAACGTGGCCGTAGTCCAGCACAGAGTGTTAGTGGAGGTTCCTTTGAGGATCCTGCAGTGGGTAATAGCAGAGCTCCGTCACCTGTTCCTTCAGAGAAGTATGATCAGTTTGACCGAAACATGAAAGAAATGAATGATACATATCGAGCTAATTTTAGCCCTGATACTAATACCGAGTCTTCGCAGAACAATGATCTTAAAAATCTATCAACAGTTTCAGATGAGATTGCTGGTTCCCCTTCTGTTAATGCTGGTGATGAGCATGGAAAGGCTGTTAATGATTCTGGTAAAGTAGCAGGAACTGCCAAACCCACTTCTCCCACGTTGGGAGATGACGCTAAAACTGGGAAAAGGCATTGTGGATCACATAGCTCAATGAATGCGTTGATTGAAAGTTGTGTCAGGGACTCTGAGACAAATGCATTTATGGCTGGTGCGGATGATGTTGGAATGAATCTTCTAGCTACTGTAGCTACTGATGAAATGTCCAAATCCCCTGTCGCATCACCCTCGGTATCCAGGGTTTCAGATTCCAAGATGAATGATAGCTCCATTGCAGAGAACCATACACCACGAATCACAAATTCTTTGGATGGCTTACCTCGCGAACAAGCTGAACCGTTTGCCAAGAATCCCATGATTGATAATGAGCAACATGTCAGTAGTAGTGGACCTAGTGGTGAGCAGTTTGCGGCTTTAGAGAATGTGAATGATTCTAAGCCTGGAGATCTTGATGAGAACTCCGACTCAGAAATCGAAGAATTGCAAAGGTTGGTGGATCAGTGCCTAGAGAGCAATGAAAATTCAGATGATGTTGTTGCTCCAAGTGCTTTGCCCACAACAGCCGTTGGAGAAAACATGTCTGATGATAGTGATAGTGGTGTAGTTAGTAACCTAAAGACTGATTTTACATCAGAGACAGAAAGAGTGGCAGATACAACGAAGAGGACAGGAAACTCTATTGTAAGTGAATGTAAAGCCATTGGCGGAAGTCAAAATGCATATTCTTTGGCTGCTGAGCAACCACACACGAACGTTGTTAGTGATAGTAGGACAGAAGAGAAACCAAAGGTGATATTGAGTTCTGAGCTATCTTACAAAATGGGAGAAGGTGTATCAGATATTTCAGAGGTTGTCAAGGATATGGGTACTGCAAATGTTGATAGAAAAGTGTCTGATAATGATTGTGGGGTTGTTGACGACCAAAAGGCTGATATTACATCAGTGGCAAATCGCATTTCAGATACAGCTGAAATGGTGGAAACCTCTGAGTCAGCTGAATGTAAAGCTGTCGACTTATGTCCTAAAGTAGATTCTCTGGCTGTTGCCACTACTCCTTCGGATGTCTTAGGTGAGAACAAGAAAGAACAGAAACCCCAGGTAGTGTTGAGTTCTGATATACCAGTCTCTTCTGGGTTCTCCAGGGGGATGGCTGCATACGTTGATAGATTGGTAACTGAAAAGATCAATGAGATGGGGGTTAATCATATTAACCAATCAGATATAAAGAAGAACAATCGTGTGACAGCTCGTCTGGACTCATCTGAAACTAACAGTGAAGTTGAGCATGTAGTGGCGTCTCAAAAGAGTATTGAAGTAGATAAACGGTGCAGTGCGGCGTTGGATCAGCAAGTAGTCTCACCTAAAATTGCAGAAGATAGTCGGAGACCAAATGGGTCTAGAATGAGTGGAGCTGACGGAGATGAAGCGGAGGAATGTACATCTGTTGCCACAGATGTTCCTTCAGTTTCAGCAAGGTCAGAGATGGAAGTCAGAGTTGAATTTGACCTAAATGAAGGTTTCGATTGGGATGATACACGAAATGGGAATATAAATAGTTTCTCTGGATCTGTGTCTATGACGCCTGTTCCTTTACAACCCAGTCGACTTCCTGCGTCCATtactgttgctgctgctgcaaaGGGTGCGTTTGTTCCTCGTGACGATTTATTGAGAAACAAAGCAACTGTTGGCTGGAGAGGATCTGCTGCCACTAGTGCCTTCAGGCCAGCGGAGCCAAGAAAAGTGCAGGAGGTGGTGCCATTAGGCTTGAATAATGTGTCTTCGACTGATGCCTCTACAACTGCTGGCAAGCAAACGAAGATGTTCTTAGACTTTGACCTAAATGTACCTGATGAGAGAGTTCTTGAAGATCTGGCTTCCCAAAGATCTACCAACCCCACAAATTCCTCTGGTGGGCTGGATCTTGATCTAAATAAACTTGATGATCCAACTGATATGAATAATTACACAATAAGCAGTGATCGTCAG GTAGACTCATCTTTTAAGCAGGCAAACTTATCTTCTG GTGGTCGtagagattttgatttaaaCGATGGACCCGCTGTTGATGAGTTGAACGTGGAGTCATCTATTGCTTTTTCTCAACAGTCCCGAAGTAGCTTGACATCACAGCCAATGATCTCTGGAATAAGAATGAATAGTGATAATATGGCAGCTGGCTTCTCATCTTGGTTTCCTGCTGCTAACAATTATTCAGCAATGGGCATTCCTCAAGTCTTGCCTGATCGAGGTGATCAGCCTTTTCCAGTTATTACCAGCAATGGACCGCAGAGGATGGTGGGTCCAACATCCGGAGTTTCCTCATTTACACCGGAAATGTTTAGAGGCCCAGTTTTGCTATCTTCTCCGGCAGTTTCATTTCCGCCCACAGCGTATCAGTATCCCGGGTTTCCTTTTGGAACTAGTTTTCCTCTAGCCTCAACAAATTTTTCAGGTGCTTCAACACCATACATGGACTCTTCATCAAGTGGCAGGCTTTGTTTCCCTCCTGTCAACTCTCAAATATTGGGTCCAGGAGTTGCCATCCCGTCTAATTATCCAAGGCCTTATGTCGTAAACCTCCCAAATGGTAGTAGCAATGGTGGAGTGTCAGATAACAACAGTGCCCAGTGGTTTAGATCAGGTCTTGACTTAAATTCCGGGCCAGGAGGGCATGAAACTGATGGGAGAGATGAAGCAACACTAGTGCAAAGGCAATTACCTTTGAAAGATGATCAAGCAAGAATGTATCAAATGTCAGGTGGTTCTCTCAAGAGGAAGGAAACAGACGGTGGATGGGATGGATATAAGCAATCCTCATGGCAATAA